ATCGTCAACATGAGGTTGTGCATTTAAGGTATCAGCAATATGTTCCATCGTCTCTTGTTGACGATGAGAGTGAGCAATTCTCAACCTTAATCTTCCTGGAGTATCACTAACAACTTTTGTAGATATAGGAGAGGAAGGCGTATAGAGGTTTATTTTATTTTGAATTTTTGGCATTGTCGTCAGATTACCATGACTATTTGTCAACATGAAACCACCCTCCAAACTGATACTTTAGGTTTATTTTTTAGTGTTTAAATAGCTAATTACTTAAATATAAATAGACTAATAAGTAAGTGGACACAATTATTTAGAAGACGCATTTCGACTACGCTCAATGCTCGCTAACCTTATTAGAAGAGGGTTGAGCGCAGTCGAAACCCGGCGGTCTTAAGTTAGCCGATGGTTTATTTCTTAAAATCTTCTTGAGATGGGTTACTCGCCCATCTCAAATAATCGGCAATAGGATGATACTTAATTTTTGAACTTACATACTTTTTCTGTTGTGGTGGGCAATGCCCACCCTACTACAAATACGTATGCTTGAACAAAAAACAAGTCAGCTTCTTATGGATAGCTGAACTACACACCATTGTCAGACGAGCTATCAATAGGTGTGCTAGCAGCTTCAAATGCAGGGGTTTCTTGTGATTCCGCTAGTTCAGCCTTCGCTTCAGCAACGATATCTTCCCAGGTTTCACCCAATTCTGCAAAAGCACCTTTGCTCTTTTCATAAGCAACAAGACCGCCTTTGATGATTGACTTGGCAATGGGTTTACCAATACCAGCGACAACTGGGATGAGAACGGGAGCTAATAGCACTGCACCAATACCTGCAATTAGTCCAGGTGCGCCTGCTTCTTCAACGAAATCAGTAATTTTAGGCATGATTAATTCCTCCAGTAAGTTGTTTGAAAAATTGTATGAAAGCTTTCAAGACTAGTCCTGCTAGATTATTTATCTCATCTTCCTGCTGGTAGAGCTTTTTTTGGGGAATGTTTAAGCATTGGACGTAAACCGTTAACTCCTGCAACTATGGTGGAGCCATTATTGACTACCGTTGCTGCTAGTGGGTTTAGACCAAACAATACCGCAACTACCAATGCTCCTATGTTAGGAATAGCGATAATTCCAGTGTTTTGGCGAATCAAACTCTTGGCTTGACGGGCGATCGCAATTGCTTCTAAGATGCCGTGTAAGTCGTTCTCCATTAGCACCACATCGGCTGTTTCACGGGCGATTTCCGAACCGTGGGCAAAGGATACAGAAACATCAGCGTAAGCTAAAGCTGGCGAATCGTTAATCCCATCCCCAACAAATGCAACTGTCTTGCCTTGCTCGTGCAGTCCACGGACTACCGTTGCTTTTTGTTCTGGAAAAGCTTCTGCATGGGTATTTGCGGGTGCAATTCCCAGTTCGGCAGCTACAGCTGTGGCTGTGCGCTTGTTATCGCCGGTGAGCATATGGACTTCTACACCTTCTACCGTCATCAACCGAGAAATGACTTCTTTGGTTTCAGGACGGAGAATATCACTATATCTTATTTTACCTTGGAGTTGCCCGTTAATGGCGACATAAATCACAGAGGTAGCTTTAGCACCACTGCCGTTGAGGACTTCCATATCTACGCCTTCGTGACGTAGGAAGCGCTCACTACCGACGTAAATAGTATCGCCATCAATTTCAGCTTTCACCCCTAAACCAAGCTTATAATCCCATTTGCTGCGGCTGGGGATCGCTACTTGTTGGGACTCTGCATAACGTACTATCGCTTCTGCAACTGGGTGGGTAAGACGTTGTTCGGCGGCGGCGGCAATTGCTAATATGCGATCGCTAGAAATTTCGCTATTGTAACTATCAACGCCAATGACTGCCACTTCCCCTTGGGTGAGTGTACCTGTTTTATCAAAGACGATGGTATCAATTTCGGCTAATTTTTCTAGGGCGCGACCGCTACGAATGAGAATACCTTGTCTTGCCGCATGGGATAAAGCGGCGAGAACTGTCGTGGGAATAGATACGCGAATCCCTGTACATAAGTCAAGGGTGAGAATGCTGGCAACCCTAATGGGATTACGGGTTATGGCGAATACTGCTGCACCTAGTAACAAGGTGGGAATAACAGCGATTTCCGCAATCTTGTTAGCGTGGTTTTCCATGCGAGTATCATGGACGGGTGCTTCTTCCATCAGCTTAATACTTTGTCCGGCACGAGTATCACTACCGAGGCGTTCCGCTAAAATATATACTTGTCCTTCCCGTACCAAAGTCGAGGCAAATACAGATTGTCCTTGCTTCTTCAAAATGGGTACAGATTCCCCAGTCAGCTTTTGTTCATCAACTAAAGCCTTACCTTGAAGGATGATTCCATCCACAGGTATTTGTTCTCCAGGATAAACAATCACGGTATCGCCGGGAAGCACTTGTTGGATGGGAATTTGCACCTTCTCACCGTTGCGTTCTACCCAAGCAAACTGTCCTAAAGAACCCAGCAGATCCAATGCTTGCGTTTTGGAAGAACGAGCAGTGCGATCGCGGATATTTTCGCCAATCTCGATTAAACTCAACATCAGTGCTGGTGTGAGGAATTGTCCTTGCACTGTGGTAATAGCGATCGCAATAAAGTCTAAGAAGTCGATACTTAACTTGCGCTCTTTGACAATACCTTCTACCGCTCTTTTAAATACAGGTAAGGTTGCCAGTGCAATAGTTCCAGCCGTCAAAACTGGGGGAACAGCTACTCCAAAAGGCCCACTCAGTACCGCTAAACCAGTAGCGAATATAGAAAGCTGCATACCCGGCCAAGGCTTTTCTTCGTCTTGTGGTGCTGCCTTTTTCGGATTCAGTAATACAACTCCAGTATCACTTGCAGCCATGAGCAAACAGCTAAGGCGCGATTTCATTTTCGCCTCAGTGACACCACTGGATTTGTAATTTACAACCAAAGATGCGGCGGCTGGCTTAATTTTGATACTTGTTACCAAGGGATCAGCTTCCAGCAAGGTTTGTAACCTTTGAGCGTAGTCTGCATCGTTGCGTAAAAGAGGTACACGCAACCGCAACCTACCACGAACTGCATGAACCACACTATAGACAACTTGTGGAACCTTCTTAGAAGATTTTACTTGAGCAGAAGTTAAAGCCACTCTGCCGTTTTGTCTTGCGGTTGTCTTTTGAGGTAGGGGAGTTATAGATAGTTCTCCACCCTTTTCCTCTAAGGTTACATAAGACTCTTGAATAGAAGGTGATGCTAGTTGGACTGTCATTGCCATTACCTTAATCTTTGAATGTGGTGTGTATTTCAGTTGACAGTTGACCCTGAGCGTAGCCGAAGGGTCAGGTTATTCCACTGATAACTGAGAACGCAGACTTGCTTGGTTTTATTTGTTGCTGGATATATTGGCTGTGATCCCGGCAGATTCAATCAGACTAGAAAAGTAAGCTACTGCAACTGCAAAAATGCTTTGCAGAGGCTGTTGCGGCGGCCTTCGCACTTTTCCTGGTTGATAGGTGATAATCACAGAAGCCGCATGTCGATTGATGCGTTTACTGATTACCACTGGATCTGATTGGAGTAGCGCTTCTAAGCGTTGGATGTATGCTGGATCTGTGGCAATTTGCGGGACATGAAACCGTACTCGTCCAGGGATTGAGTGAACGACACTATAGGCTACTTTTTCAGGTTGCTCAGTTGTTCTTGAATTAGTGACAGACTGAGGCGGAGAGGGTGATATTGTCGGCTCTTTGGTTGGTGGTACAGTTACTTCTGTATCCTTAGTGGTTTCAGCAGCCTGAAATAGACTAGCTAAATGCTCACGCATCTCCATATCGGACATTAATCCAGACTCGTAAGCAATTACCAAAGACCCGGTATCCTCATTAATTTCCTGATATCTAATCCCACTTTGCGCTTCTAGCAACCTTAGTAGGTTTTGGCGATATTTTGGATCTGCGCTCATCCGAGGAATGCAATATGCAATTTGCCCAGGTAGCGCATAGGTCACGCTATAAAATGTTTTTTGTGAATTTGTGCAACTTTGTTGCGACGGTCGCGGGACAGCATCTGATGATGATGATGCAGAATCCTCCATTTTGATTCCTCCATTGTTCCTTGATTGGGAACGTTCTATAACGGCAAGTTAGCTATAAAGTTTAAAGAATAAGATAGTGCTGAAGGTTTCATGTCAGCCCATAAACTAGAAATATCTAGAGTTTGACCTTCAGTTGGGGAATTTATAGTTGTTGGTTCACTTGGAGTAGTTAGCTGACTAACTGTCTCTCGCTCCAAGGTAGTTGATGTGTTATTCAATTCTTTTATGGCGGCTGGCATTTGTTGTGGAACTTTTGTTATGGGGGTTGTCTGCAATGCTAATTCCATCAGACTTACCCAGTGAGATACAGCTACTTTATTTTTTTTATATGATATGGCTAATGACGCTGCATCACAATTTATGCGTACTTGGCTAACTAAAGCATCAGTTTTTAATAACTTTTCTAGACGCTTTGCATAAGCGCGATCGCTGGCTATTAAAGGTATGTGAAATCTGATTCTACCAGAAATTTCGTGAACAACACTATAAGCTACTTCCGCAGACTTAATTGTTGTCTTGGTAATTTTTTCTCCGGCGGCGGCTGGCTGACATTCCTCTGTTGTGACTACAGTTGTTGCAGACTCTTTGACTGCATCTTGTCCCGTTATTTGCGGTTCTAGATAGTCAATTACTCGCCGAGTCGCTTCTGCGGTAATCATGTATAGAGGAATTGCCGGGATACCACTCACTCCTAATCCTCCTGTCACCGCTAACCCTGTCATTAAGGGGATAAACGAGACAGTTTGCTCTTTCCAAAAATCAACGGATTTCCAAGGAGCAAAGGGATCTGATAAGGGTGAATCTTGCGCCGTTTGAATATTGAGTTGTCGTAATATCGCCAACATCTTTGGCAGTGGCAATTTATTTTCATCAAAGACAACTACCATGCTGCTTGTAGGCTCATTGGTAATAACTTCTCTGACACCTATATACTGCTTTAAGTGTTTGGCGATCGCTTTGACGTTGTAGCTCAAACTACCATCAGTCGCTTTAATTCGTATGCGTCCATTCGTTGCGTGTACAACCTGCATACCAGTAGCAGAGATTTGTAAGGGATATTCTCCCGGTCTACTGCTATTCGTATTCACTTTTAATTCATCGCTTTGACGCTGAGTTGAGGTTAAGTCAGAGGATAAAGTTAGATAGGGACTTGACCTTTCACGACTAGTAATAGTTTCTGCCATTTATCTCGATAGCTACACCCGGCTCTTAAGGTTAACAATAGGTTAAGTATACATTAAAATTTTTTGTTGGGTATGATTCTTAAAAAGAATTTTTTATTTTGTATTACCCGATACTAATTTTTGATATTCTTGCTCAGTAATCATCTCTAAGGTAGATTGTACTCGGTCAATAAAGATTACACCATCCAAATGATCAAATTCGTGTTGAAATATACGAGCAACAAAGTTTGTTAACTCTTGTTTTTGTAAATTTCCATAACGGTCAGTATATTCGACCTCGATAGCTTGATACCGAGGAACTAACCCTCTAATTCCCGGAACACTGAGACACCCTTCCCAATCTTTAACTACTTCACTCGAATGAGACACTATCTTAGGGTTGATCATAGCGGTAGGTTCCATTTGTGGCGCGTGAGGATACCTAGCATTAGGACGGGAAGCCACAATAAATAGACGGTAAGACTGTGCTACTTGGGGAGACGCAATTCCCACACCGTTAGCTTTAGCAACAGTGGTAATTAAGTCATCAATGAGTTCCTGTATAGCAGGATCATGAACATCATCTACCCAAGCTGCTTTTTGACGCAGTGTAGGATTGCCTATTTGAATGATGGGGCGTAATTCAGTATTCATAAGGTAGGGAGTGGGGAGTGGGGAGTAGGGTAGTTACCCTTACTCTAATGCTTTGAGATTAATTAAATAATAACAATTTGGTCATTAGTCAGTTGTCAGTTGTCAGTTG
Above is a genomic segment from Nostoc sp. MS1 containing:
- a CDS encoding DUF5132 domain-containing protein — its product is MPKITDFVEEAGAPGLIAGIGAVLLAPVLIPVVAGIGKPIAKSIIKGGLVAYEKSKGAFAELGETWEDIVAEAKAELAESQETPAFEAASTPIDSSSDNGV
- a CDS encoding HMA2 domain-containing protein; the protein is MAETITSRERSSPYLTLSSDLTSTQRQSDELKVNTNSSRPGEYPLQISATGMQVVHATNGRIRIKATDGSLSYNVKAIAKHLKQYIGVREVITNEPTSSMVVVFDENKLPLPKMLAILRQLNIQTAQDSPLSDPFAPWKSVDFWKEQTVSFIPLMTGLAVTGGLGVSGIPAIPLYMITAEATRRVIDYLEPQITGQDAVKESATTVVTTEECQPAAAGEKITKTTIKSAEVAYSVVHEISGRIRFHIPLIASDRAYAKRLEKLLKTDALVSQVRINCDAASLAISYKKNKVAVSHWVSLMELALQTTPITKVPQQMPAAIKELNNTSTTLERETVSQLTTPSEPTTINSPTEGQTLDISSLWADMKPSALSYSLNFIANLPL
- a CDS encoding heavy metal translocating P-type ATPase translates to MAMTVQLASPSIQESYVTLEEKGGELSITPLPQKTTARQNGRVALTSAQVKSSKKVPQVVYSVVHAVRGRLRLRVPLLRNDADYAQRLQTLLEADPLVTSIKIKPAAASLVVNYKSSGVTEAKMKSRLSCLLMAASDTGVVLLNPKKAAPQDEEKPWPGMQLSIFATGLAVLSGPFGVAVPPVLTAGTIALATLPVFKRAVEGIVKERKLSIDFLDFIAIAITTVQGQFLTPALMLSLIEIGENIRDRTARSSKTQALDLLGSLGQFAWVERNGEKVQIPIQQVLPGDTVIVYPGEQIPVDGIILQGKALVDEQKLTGESVPILKKQGQSVFASTLVREGQVYILAERLGSDTRAGQSIKLMEEAPVHDTRMENHANKIAEIAVIPTLLLGAAVFAITRNPIRVASILTLDLCTGIRVSIPTTVLAALSHAARQGILIRSGRALEKLAEIDTIVFDKTGTLTQGEVAVIGVDSYNSEISSDRILAIAAAAEQRLTHPVAEAIVRYAESQQVAIPSRSKWDYKLGLGVKAEIDGDTIYVGSERFLRHEGVDMEVLNGSGAKATSVIYVAINGQLQGKIRYSDILRPETKEVISRLMTVEGVEVHMLTGDNKRTATAVAAELGIAPANTHAEAFPEQKATVVRGLHEQGKTVAFVGDGINDSPALAYADVSVSFAHGSEIARETADVVLMENDLHGILEAIAIARQAKSLIRQNTGIIAIPNIGALVVAVLFGLNPLAATVVNNGSTIVAGVNGLRPMLKHSPKKALPAGR
- the def gene encoding peptide deformylase, coding for MNTELRPIIQIGNPTLRQKAAWVDDVHDPAIQELIDDLITTVAKANGVGIASPQVAQSYRLFIVASRPNARYPHAPQMEPTAMINPKIVSHSSEVVKDWEGCLSVPGIRGLVPRYQAIEVEYTDRYGNLQKQELTNFVARIFQHEFDHLDGVIFIDRVQSTLEMITEQEYQKLVSGNTK